From Pyrenophora tritici-repentis strain M4 chromosome 1, whole genome shotgun sequence, the proteins below share one genomic window:
- a CDS encoding UbiH, 2-polyprenyl-6-methoxyphenol hydroxylase and related FAD-dependent oxidoreductase — protein MFDDAPFEVAIVGGGIAGLTLAIGLLRRNIPFKIYERAQGFREIGAGIGFTANAERAMLALDPRIHAGFRNLAFRNNEDDFYYVDGYHWDPNNPDHEEVIFKMYLDERGFEGCRRPDFLEELVRHIPPQFVAFGKDLVSVRDDAGDSKCTLSFHDGSAAKADLVIGCDGIRSKLRRVMFGEGHPAAYPQYTYKYAIRGLIPMDQAKAAVGEFQTFNRMMHFGPGAHALTFPVAGGNILNVVAFVTDPDQWKAPDGKLTAPASKAEAAKAFSAFSPVVRKIINLLPDTIDKWAVFDTGIHPPPSYVSGRLCLAGDAAHAAAPHHGAGAGCGIEDTLVLACLLEAVARSNPADRSTAIRSALQVYNNIRYERTQWLVQSSRMIGDVYEFMHPECGQDHQKIAHEIYTRSHKIWDYEVDAMAQDALHQFGSAVKNTPSLTSVGKEADKSSTEVSLVGEKPVEHIYMSGFALAAVMVTFTLVYFLLMLDISIMSTASSRY, from the exons ATGTTCGACGACGCTCCTTTCGAAGTCGCCATTGTGGGTGGCGGCATTGCCGGTCTGACACTCGCAATCGGCCTCCTACGCCGTAACATCCCTTTCAAGATTTACGAGCGCGCACAGGGTTTCCGTGAGATCGGTGCTGGGATCGGATTTACTGCAAATGCTGAACGTGCTATGCTCGCACTTGACCCGCGGATCCACGCTGGATTCCGGAACCTCGCTTTTCGCAATAACGAGGATGATTTTTACTATGTCGATGGGTATCACTGGGACCCTAATAATCCAGATCATGAGGAGGTCATCTTCAAGATGTACCTTGACGAGAGAGGATTTGAGGGTTGTCGCAGACCAGACTTTCTGGAGGAATTGGTACGGCATATTCCACCACAGTTTGTTGCATTTGGGAAGGATTTGGTTTCGGTGAGGGATGATGCAGGGGATAGCAAATGCACTCTATCATTTCACGATGGTTCCGCAGCAAAAGCTGATCTCG TAATTGGGTGCGACGGGATTCGCTCCAAACTTCGACGTGTCATGTTCGGAGAAGGCCACCCAGCTGCCTACCCTCAATACACTTACAAGTACGCCATTCGAGGTCTTATCCCCATGGACCAAGCCAAAGCCGCAGTCGGAGAATTCCAAACTTTCAATCGCATGATGCACTTCGGCCCTGGTGCCCATGCCCTCACCTTCCCTGTCGCCGGCGGTAACATCCTCAACGTTGTTGCTTTTGTCACCGACCCAGACCAGTGGAAAGCTCCAGATGGCAAGCTCACCGCACCAGCGTCGAAGGCTGAAGCAGCAAAGGCTTTTTCCGCGTTCAGCCCCGTTGTGCGCAAGATCATAAATCTACTCCCTGATACAATCGATAAATGGGCTGTGTTCGACACTGGAATCCATCCCCCTCCTTCCTACGTGTCTGGCCGTCTATGTCTTGCCGGTGATGCCGCACATGCTGCTGCACCTCACCACGGAGCAGGTGCTGGCTGCGGTATCGAAGACACACTAGTCCTGGCCTGTCTCCTGGAAGCCGTTGCACGATCTAATCCAGCCGACCGATCAACAGCCATACGATCCGCCCTACAGGTCTACAATAACATACGATACGAGCGAACACAGTGGCTCGTCCAGAGCAGTCGCATGATAGGCGATGTGTACGAGTTCATGCATCCCGAGTGCGGCCAAGATCACCAAAAGATCGCCCACGAGATCTACACACGCTCACACAAGATATGGGACTACGAAGTCGATGCCATGGCGCAAGATGCACTCCACCAGTTCGGAAGCGCAGTAAAGAACACCCCATCGCTCACATCGGTCGGCAAGGAAGCAGACAAGAGTTCCACTGAAGTATCGCTAGTTGGCGAAAAGCCAGTTGAGCATATATACATGTCTGGTTTTGCGCTCGCTGCGGTCATGGTCACGTTTACGCTCGTGTACTTTCTGCTCATGTTGGATATTTCGATTATGTCTACTGCAAGTAGCCGTTATTAA
- a CDS encoding Qor, NADPH:quinone reductase and related Zn-dependent oxidoreductase, which produces MAPTNRAAWLTGKQVHPLVVSEAPYTPPGDNEVVVKTGAVAINPIDSMKQLMGDNMMGWVKYPFTLGEDVAGEVVEVGSNVKRFSPGDRVIGHAVGLDSRSNKSSEGAFQKYVVLRSNLVSPIPDNLPYEKACVLPLCLSTAACGLYMKDYLALPHPSVKTPKGSAGQYLLIWGGSTSLGSNAIQLAVASGYDVITTCSPRNFDYVESLGASQVFDYNDASTIPSIISLLKDKQHAGALAIGPNSMGSCIPIIASTPGRKFIAQPSLPMPNVVPPKGMQLVSFIAGFVWFKLSTFVKCKVKGVGYKFIWGNDLMVNEVGKAVYEDFLPVALSVGKFQAKPEAEVVGRGLESVQEGLDRMMKGVSAKKLVVVL; this is translated from the coding sequence ATGGCTCCAACCAACCGAGCCGCCTGGCTCACCGGCAAGCAAGTCCACCCGCTCGTCGTCTCAGAAGCACCCTACACACCGCCTGGCGACAACGAAGTCGTCGTAAAAACCGGCGCCGTAGCCATCAACCCCATCGACAGCATGAAGCAACTCATGGGCGACAACATGATGGGTTGGGTAAAATACCCCTTCACCCTCGGCGAAGACGTCGCCGGTGAAGTCGTAGAAGTCGGTTCAAACGTCAAGCGCTTCTCCCCCGGCGACCGCGTCATCGGCCACGCCGTAGGTCTCGACTCCCGCAGCAACAAATCCTCAGAAGGTGCATTCCAAAAATACGTCGTTTTACGCTCCAACCTCGTTTCCCCCATTCCAGACAACCTCCCTTACGAAAAAGCCTGCGTGCTCCCCTTGTGTCTCTCCACCGCTGCCTGTGGATTGTATATGAAAGATTACCTCGCCCTACCGCACCCGTCGGTGAAAACACCAAAAGGATCCGCAGGCCAGTACTTGCTCATCTGGGGTGGATCTACATCGCTAGGTTCCAACGCTATCCAGCTGGCCGTCGCATCCGGGTACGATGTCATAACAACGTGCTCCCCCCGAAACTTCGACTACGTGGAGTCGCTAGGAGCATCACAAGTATTCGACTATAATGATGCCTCCACTATCCCGTCCATCATTTCTCTCTTAAAAGACAAACAGCACGCCGGTGCCCTCGCTATCGGCCCCAACAGCATGGGATCCTGCATCCCCATCATCGCCTCTACCCCAGGACGAAAATTCATCGCGCAACCCTCACTGCCGATGCCCAACGTTGTTCCACCAAAAGGAATGCAGTTGGTGAGCTTCATAGCGGGGTTTGTGTGGTTCAAACTCAGTACGTTTGTGAAATGTAAGGTGAAAGGTGTAGGGTATAAGTTCATCTGGGGAAATGATCTCATGGTTAATGAGGTAGGCAAAGCGGTTTATGAAGATTTTCTGCCGGTGGCGTTGAGTGTGGGAAAGTTTCAAGCGAAGCCCGAGGCGGAGGTTGTGGGGAGGGGGTTGGAGAGTGTGCAAGAGGGGTTGGATAGGATGATGAAGGGAGTTAGTGCGAAGAAGTTGGTTGTTGTTTTGTAG
- a CDS encoding AraJ, Arabinose efflux permease, whose translation MYARLNSKVLFLTFFTIFMGGSAICGAAQSSVMLILGRAVAGFGAAGIMNGGFTMLNSCVSPQQRPGMLGIMMTFGNLGAAAGPLIGGAITEYATWRWCFYINLPVSAIVFPFLVWLRIPEHIPKPHWKAVLLNARHEFNLIGFSVFAPAAIMLWLVLDFGGNRWEWDSSTTIGLLCGSVATFALFTAWNNHQGDKAMLPFSTLKLRVVWSSCLTILMLAGTLLVLTYYLPLCFQGVRGDTPFLSGVHFLPTAVTQVVLTLISGRLIQVLGYYLPFLLVGGVLGTIGSGLMTLISPSLSLARIIGFQVLAGVGRGIAFPMPMIALENSLPPARIPTAISTFVFCQNLGSALFTIIAQTVFANSLKSKLSEDAPTIDVGAIIRAGSTKMRTLVTSEQLPQLLEAYSSSIRRTFILGTATSIVSLLVSYFMGWKDVRHKRAPVAKT comes from the exons ATGTACGCCCGCTTGAACTCAAAGGTTCTGTTTCTTACCTTCTTCACCATCTTCATGGGCGGCTCTGCCATTTGTGGTGCAGCGCAAAGTTCAGTGATGCTGATCTTGGGGAGAGCGGTAGCTGGTTTTGGTGCTGCTGGCATTATGAATGGCGGCTTCACTATGCTCAACTCTTGCGTCTCACCACAGCAGCGACCCGGGATGCTTGGCATTATGATGACTTTTGGCAATCTTGGTGCAGCAGCTGGACCGCTCATCGGAGGAGCGATCACAGAATACGCCACATGGCGATGGT GCTTCTACATCAACCTCCCCGTCAGCGCCATCGTCTTTCCCTTCTTAGTCTGGCTCAGAATCCCTGAGCATATACCCAAGCCTCACTGGAAAGCCGTTCTCCTAAACGCACGTCATGAATTCAACCTCATCGGCTTTTCCGTCTTCGCTCCCGCTGCCATCATGCTGTGGCTCGTACTGGACTTTGGCGGCAATCGCTGGGAATGGGACAGCTCTACCACTATCGGTCTTCTCTGTGGCTCTGTCGCCACGTTCGCTCTCTTCACTGCATGGAACAATCATCAAGGCGACAAGGCGATGCTCCCATTTTCCACTCTGAAGCTACGCGTCGTGTGGTCTAGCTGCTTGACAATTCTCATGCTAGCTGGAACACTGCTTGTTCTCACGTATTACCTTCCATTGTGCTTCCAGGGTGTGAGGGGAGACACTCCGTTCCTGAGTGGTGTGCACTTCTTGCCTACGGCGGTGACGCAGGTTGTGCTTACTCTGATCAGTGGCCGGTTGA TTCAGGTGCTTGGATACTACCTTCCTTTTCTCCTCGTCGGTGGTGTCTTGGGCACCATCGGCTCAGGTCTCATGACGCTCATCTCGCCATCGCTCAGCCTGGCCAGGATCATCGGATTCCAGGTCCTAGCCGGAGTGGGCAGAGGTATTGCATTTCCTATG CCCATGATCGCTCTCGAGAACTCCCTCCCACCCGCTCGCATCCCCACCGCAATATCCACCTTCGTCTTCTGCCAGAACCTCGGCAGCGCTCTCTTCACCATCATCGCGCAAACCGTCTTTGCCAACTCGTTGAAATCGAAACTCAGCGAGGACGCTCCTACAATTGACGTAGGGGCTATCATCCGCGCTGGCTCTACTAAGATGCGGACATTGGTCACCAGCGAACAACTACCGCAGTTGCTCGAGGCGTACAGCTCGAGTATCCGGAGAACGTTTATCCTGGGCACTGCGACGAGCATAGTCAGTCTTTTAGTGTCGTATTTTATGGGATGGAAAGATGTCAGGCACAAGAGGGCGCCTGTGGCAAAGACATAG
- a CDS encoding SPS1, Serine-threonine protein kinase produces MATTFKNMLHPVQHHRDKKDASSPSHAGPLHDRTDSAMDKPREEEKQHLAQWEAQKHTLSPDQIDIDPEKKPVGHSSKVLRQEDFELIKTLGTGTFARVWLVRLKDAKAGDENKVFALKILRKVDVIRLKQVEHVRNERNVLAKVAGHPFITTMVASFQSLDSLYMVLDYCPGGEVFSYLRRARRFNEPTSQFYAAEIVLILEFLHEREGVAYRDLKPENILIDAEGHLKLVDFGFAKKVDNRETYTLCGTPEYLAPEVIRNTGHGTAVDWWAFGILVYEFLVGQPPFWDQNPMKIYEQIVEGRVRFPSAMSPTARDLISGLCTVDTSKRLGNVAGGAQRVKQHEWFKNIDWEKLYNREVQGPIVPHLRGPADTRNFDEYEPESDKRDPYTKELSDRWEESFRDF; encoded by the exons ATGGCGACTACCTTCAAGAACATGCTGCACCCCGTGCAGCACCACCGCGACAAGAAGGACGCCTCTTCGCCCTCGCATGCCGGCCCGCTCCACGACCGCACCGACTCGGCCATGGACAAGCCGCGCGAGGAAGAGAAGCAGCACTTGGCGCAGTGGGAGGCGCAAAAGCACACGCTGAGTCCCGACCAAATCGACATCGACCCGGAGAAGAAGCCCGTGGGCCATTCATCCAAGGTGTTGCGACAGGAAGACTTTGAGTTGATCAAAACACTGGGCACGG GTACTTTTGCGCGCGTGTGGCTGGTGCGATTAAAGGACGCAAAGGCCGGCGACGAGAACAAAGTTTTCGCCCTAAAGATCCTGCGCAAGGTAGACG TCATTCGTCTCAAGCAGGTCGAGCATGTTCGCAACGAGCGCAATGTCCTTGCCAAAGTCGCAGGACACCCCTTCATAACCACCATGGTCGCCAGCTTCCAGTCGCTCGACTCGCTGTACATGGTACTTGACTACTGCCCCGGTGGTGAGGTCTTTAGCTACCTGCGCCGAGCGCGACGCTTCAACGAACCCACTTCCCAATTCTATGCCGCCGAAATAGTTCTCATACTCGAATTCCTCCACGAAAGAGAAGGTGTCGCATACAGAGACCTCAAGCCCGAGAACATCCTCATAGACGCCGAAGGTCACCTTAAGCTGGTAGACTTTGGGTTTGCTAAGAAAGTAGATAATA GAGAAACCTACACACTCTGCGGCACTCCCGAGTATCTGGCTCCCGAGGTCATTCGCAACACAG GCCACGGTACTGCCGTCGATTGGTGGGCTTTTGGCATTCTAGTATACGAATTCCTCGTTGGCCAACCACCCTTCTGGGATCAGAACCCCATGAAGATCTACGAACA AATCGTAGAGGGTCGTGTTCGCTTCCCTAGTGCCATGTCTCCTACAGCCCGCGACCTTATTTCTGGTCTCTGCACAGTCGACACGTCGAAACGTCTCGGCAACGTCGCCGGCGGCGCCCAGCGTGTCAAGCAACATGAATGGTTCAAGAACATTGACTGGGAGAAACTATACAACCGCGAAGTACAAGGCCCCATAGTACCACACCTAAGAGGTCCTGCGGATACACGAAATTTTGACGAGTATGAACCCGAGTCGGACAAGAGAGATCCGTATACCAAAGAACTGAGCGATAGATGGGAGGAGAGTTTCAGGGACTTTTAG
- a CDS encoding SPS1, Serine-threonine protein kinase: MSDSNPALGFSKNHKFIRRIQSGPQGYVEQWKHVPTAKMIAVKVIRHTQPTPNEVAIHREPPPHESIIGYLGYYEQLPKPDVSSLLLEFCEFGDFYDFGKRARRVARRGEHPSFSEAFMWPVYRQLMSALAFLHQGIDAQNPQGRDGWRPIVHQDIKVENVFVKRLGTIPDWSEIKLKIGDFGMSTYYDPANLNPHSYIGTSTNWSPEISWETKRFTPASDVWAAASIIHGLAHNFGPKVASELIKKKWFLQNDELPFPATWPPNLQISYWSSQAPHRVIPINVDPKEPVPVLSDYGVGYDIRALSAREHWPSPKYSDALNDCMMAGLKISPDERAESGKLLFQIETAQAKFLFKDLCVAHDRETASD; this comes from the coding sequence ATGTCCGACTCCAACCCTGCCCTTGGATTTTCGAAAAACCACAAGTTCATCCGCAGGATTCAGTCAGGGCCACAGGGCTACGTAGAGCAATGGAAGCACGTTCCTACGGCGAAAATGATTGCAGTAAAGGTCATTCGACACACCCAGCCTACACCTAATGAGGTTGCTATCCATCGAGAACCACCACCGCATGAGTCGATTATCGGCTACTTGGGCTACTACGAACAGCTACCAAAGCCAGATGTGTCCTCACTTCTACTTGAGTTTTGTGAATTCGGCGACTTCTACGACTTCGGTAAACGGGCTCGGCGGGTGGCTCGGAGGGGTGAACACCCTAGTTTCTCTGAAGCTTTCATGTGGCCAGTATACCGCCAGCTAATGAGTGCTCTCGCCTTTCTGCATCAAGGCATCGATGCACAGAACCCACAAGGTCGTGACGGCTGGAGGCCAATAGTACACCAAGACATCAAGGTCGAGAACGTGTTCGTCAAGCGCTTAGGCACCATACCCGACTGGTCGGAAATTAAACTGAAGATTGGAGATTTCGGCATGTCTACTTACTATGATCCTGCCAATCTCAATCCCCACAGCTACATTGGCACAAGCACAAACTGGTCGCCGGAAATCTCCTGGGAGACCAAGCGCTTCACACCTGCGAGTGATGTATGGGCAGCTGCTAGCATCATCCATGGACTGGCTCATAACTTTGGGCCAAAAGTTGCTTCCGAGCTTATCAAGAAGAAGTGGTTCCTCCAAAATGATGAACTGCCCTTCCCAGCGACATGGCCGCCAAATCTACAAATCAGCTATTGGTCGTCGCAAGCACCGCATAGAGTCATTCCGATCAACGTTGACCCTAAAGAGCCTGTCCCTGTTTTGTCCGATTACGGAGTGGGATATGACATACGGGCACTGAGCGCTCGCGAGCATTGGCCGAGCCCAAAGTACTCTGACGCACTGAACGATTGCATGATGGCGGGCCTCAAGATTTCGCCAGATGAGCGTGCAGAGTCGGGGAAATTACTCTTCCAGATTGAGACAGCACAGGCTAAGTTCCTTTTCAAGGATCTATGTGTGGCGCATGACCGTGAGACTGCGTCGGACTAG
- a CDS encoding FSH1 domain containing protein, with amino-acid sequence MNYHTPTPSADPTLHKPRILCLHGGGTNARIFRAQCRVLERSLLPYFRLCYAEAPFPSKPGPDVISVYKSCGPFKAWLHWSPEDPHRDATSAIERIQCSLIGAIAEDDEKGVTGEWVGLLGFSQGAKICASLLYMQQFSRDVFGIDTDWPQFRFAVLLAGRGPLVSLIPDMPVPHGLVPASAVTTTAVEEKLQFPMLDLIRIPTIHYHGLKDPNIQLHRRLLHEYFDKRM; translated from the exons ATGAATTACCATACCCCAACCCCCAGCGCCGACCCAACTCTACACAAGCCGAGAATCCTCTGTCTACACGGTGGTGGAACCAACGCCAGGATCTTCCGCGCCCAATGCCGTGTCCTCGAGCGTAGTCTGTTGCCATATTTCAGACTTTGCTACGCGGAAGCGCCATTCCCTTCCAAGCCCGGTCCAGATGTCATCTCAGTATACAAGAGCTGCGGTCCATTCAAAGCCTGGCTCCACTGGAGCCCCGAAGATCCACATCGAGATGCGACCAGCGCTATCGAGCGTATACAGTGTTCTCTTATAGGTGCCATAGCAGAGGATGACGAGAAGGGCGTGACGGGCGAGTGGGTAGGACTACTAGGGTTCAGTCAGGGAGCGAAGATATGCGCGAGTTTGCTGTACATGCAACAATTCTCCCGCGACGTGTTTGGCATCGATACCGATTGGCCTCAGTTTCGCTTCGCAGTACTTCTCGCCGGACGGGGACCGCTGGTGTCGTTAATACCCGATATGCCCGTTCCACATGGCCTTGTTCCTGCTTCAGCTGTTACGACTACGGCGGTCGAGGAGAAGCTACAGTTTCCCATGCTAGATCTGATTAGGATACCTACCATTCATTACCACGGTTTGAAGGATCCCAATATTCAGTTACATCGTCGGCTACTTCATGAGTATTTTGACAAGCG GATGTAA
- a CDS encoding phosphotransferase family protein produces the protein MAWAPAQLPYQKSPDLLPAPQPSESQFSESATVFQDDVQYHRVVAVDSHFIVKYGRGVTKNEGQVLLSLKHHLNASPRLPKLYTMYRMPDTNHVCLIMQRMPGVQLNYLWPKLTDSKKTDICAQLNEIITSIRTIPAPLFGSVTKDRFYHHIFYSQDYEREFCGPVDSDDKLNAALVKRLRSFRQHNLDQWVLRADFYQRNLGKTLVGHKPIFTHSDLQRENIMVHQDASEGFTVSLIDWEDAA, from the coding sequence ATGGCTTGGGCGCCTGCTCAACTACCTTACCAAAAATCGCCTGACCTACTACCGGCCCCCCAACCTAGCGAATCTCAATTCTCAGAATCAGCAACCGTATTCCAGGACGATGTTCAATATCACCGCGTGGTTGCGGTCGATTCTCACTTCATCGTCAAATACGGCCGCGGTGTAACAAAGAATGAAGGCCAGGTACTCTTATCCCTCAAACACCACCTGAACGCCAGCCCCAGATTACCAAAACTCTATACAATGTACCGTATGCCAGACACAAACCACGTCTGCCTAATCATGCAGCGCATGCCAGGCGTCCAACTCAACTACCTATGGCCTAAGCTCACAGACTCTAAGAAAACCGACATATGTGCTCAGTTAAACGAAATCATCACATCTATCCGAACTATTCCCGCTCCTCTCTTCGGTAGTGTCACTAAAGACCGTTTCTACCACCACATTTTCTACAGCCAAGATTACGAGAGGGAATTCTGTGGTCCGGTTGATTCTGATGACAAACTTAATGCGGCCCTGGTGAAGCGGTTACGGTCGTTTCGACAACACAACTTGGATCAGTGGGTTTTGAGAGCGGACTTTTATCAGAGAAATCTCGGAAAAACTTTGGTCGGGCATAAGCCTATCTTCACACATTCCGATCTGCAAAGGGAGAACATCATGGTACACCAGGATGCTTCAGAGGGGTTCACAGTTAGTCTAATAGATTGGGAAGACGCGGCTTGA
- a CDS encoding Transferase domain containing protein, producing the protein MPYPERNPDVLGQFPQLTTYNHGVSLFPMREGLTQEIVISALRDATSKILAAIPWLTGQVIHVPGEDSSSGILRMAPWPEDVPPHGLLKVRDCSDLLPSYAEMLAAEAPFSMLDGDLICPYPGFPLGYNTAKIGPAPPAMLQVTFVKGGFLLTYSNQHNMVDGTGLFTIITLLSAALRGEPFPEDIIEAANQDPASVIRLLDPFEPMLDHSHLLKPDPAPEPIKPRAPAQWTYFRFFKDKLAEVKKLAEDSVGFDPDVPFISPNDALCALFWKSIAAVRIKTGPDPTCVSKFGRTIDIRPVVGVSPGYLGQMVYQSATRLTFQELVDLPLATVATRLRKDLDDTNNDFSARSYATFVDSVQDKSRLMYAGGANPITDIGHSSMMNAKVNGFDFGILGKLDLGRRPKLTPLPGVFYIYPQEANGDLLLLLCLPEIEIKGLCEDLEWSRCTAIIKENS; encoded by the coding sequence ATGCCTTACCCTGAACGCAACCCTGACGTCCTTGGTCAATTTCCCCAACTGACGACCTACAACCATGGCGTCTCCCTTTTCCCTATGAGGGAAGGCCTCACTCAAGAGATAGTCATCTCTGCCCTTAGAGACGCTACATCTAAAATTCTAGCCGCTATCCCTTGGCTCACGGGTCAAGTCATCCATGTACCCGGTGAAGATAGTAGTTCAGGTATCCTCCGCATGGCACCATGGCCCGAAGATGTCCCGCCACACGGCCTCCTCAAGGTCAGAGATTGCTCTGATCTTCTTCCCTCGTACGCAGAGATGCTTGCGGCTGAGGCGCCTTTCTCGATGCTTGACGGGGACCTCATCTGTCCTTACCCAGGATTCCCTCTGGGTTACAACACCGCCAAGATCGGGCCGGCGCCTCCGGCTATGCTGCAAGTTACTTTCGTGAAGGGCGGGTTCCTTCTCACGTACAGCAACCAGCATAACATGGTTGACGGGACGGGCTTGTTCACTATCATCACCCTTCTGTCTGCCGCTCTCCGTGGCGAGCCTTTCCCTGAAGACATCATCGAAGCTGCCAATCAAGATCCCGCAAGTGTCATACGGCTTCTTGACCCCTTCGAGCCAATGCTTGATCACAGTCATCTTCTAAAGCCCGATCCAGCGCCGGAACCTATCAAACCCCGCGCTCCAGCTCAATGGACCTATTTCCGCTTCTTCAAGGACAAGCTGGCAGAAGTCAAGAAGCTAGCCGAAGACTCAGTAGGCTTTGACCCAGACGTTCCGTTCATCTCTCCCAACGACGCTTTGTGTGCGCTATTCTGGAAGAGCATAGCCGCTGTCCGGATCAAGACTGGCCCCGATCCAACTTGCGTTTCCAAGTTCGGTCGCACCATCGATATCCGACCTGTTGTCGGCGTTTCGCCGGGCTATCTTGGACAGATGGTGTATCAATCTGCCACGCGCCTCACCTTCCAAGAGCTCGTAGATTTGCCACTTGCTACGGTGGCAACGCGCCTGCGCAAGGACCTTGACGACACAAACAACGACTTTTCGGCCCGATCTTACGCTACCTTTGTCGACTCAGTGCAGGACAAGTCACGGCTCATGTACGCAGGCGGTGCCAATCCAATCACAGACATTGGCCACTCATCTATGATGAACGCTAAAGTCAATGGGTTCGATTTTGGTATCTTAGGAAAGCTGGATCTAGGTCGCAGGCCCAAGCTGACACCACTTCCTGGCGTATTTTATATCTATCCTCAGGAGGCGAATGGCGATCTATTGCTTTTGCTTTGTCTTCCGGAGATAGAGATCAAGGGCTTGTGTGAGGACCTAGAGTGGAGTAGATGCACTGCTATCATTAAAGAGAATTCATAA
- a CDS encoding FAD dependent oxidoreductase gives MRHERATLPTPKSTDSFWHSEPDEFLLGHRTTDDLPSEADVVIVGSGITGTSAARFLAEDERANGKSIVVLEAREACWGATGRNGGHCQPLLFDRSSEVAEFELKNVAAVRSYIQENDVPCEWRDVTGCRTFWTEEALKETMKQVNHLREVAPEIARHVTVIQDKQDFKKHRVASDCVGATLSEGAASLWPYKLVAFILKKLVKSGRINLQTTTPVTEITSANGTHTLHTARGIISSKTVILATNGYTSAILPHFADLIVPCRGEMSALYPPKASTILPNSYGMVAALGQPANNDDYLIQRPYEGVPNPAGHLMFGGGRGAGNYPSIGVSDDSIIDEGAAAYLRGALLKVLELDGETEGLQELQAAAQWTGIMGYSRDDHPWVGKVPGKEGLWLCGGYTGHGMPNGTLCGKAIVDMVLGELEGRELSAVQTAMVEKGHIPSSYILSKERIDKARQMLTVQQQDERGVRMDPMV, from the exons ATGCGACATGAACGCGCAACCCTCCCGACGCCAAAGTCGACCGATTCCTTCTGGCATAGCGAGCCCGATGAGTTTCTTCTCGGCCATCGTACGACGGATGATCTGCCCTCTGAGGCCGACGTTGTTATCGTGGGGTCTGGTATAACAGGCACGAGTGCAGCGAGATTtcttgctgaggatgagaGGGCTAATGGAAAGAGCATCGTGGTGCTTGAGGCTAGAGAAGCATGTTGGGGTGCGACGGGAAGG AACGGCGGACATTGCCAACCTCTCCTCTTCGATCGGAGCAGCGAAGTAGCCGAGTTCGAACTAAAGAACGTCGCCGCGGTACGATCATACATTCAAGAAAATGACGTACCCTGCGAGTGGCGCGATGTGACCGGCTGTCGCACATTCTGGACTGAAGAAGCGTTGAAAGAGACTATGAAACAAGTAAACCATCTCCGGGAGGTAGCACCCGAGATAGCCCGCCACGTCACTGTTATCCAAGACAAGCAAGACTTCAAGAAACACCGCGTTGCGTCTGATTGTGTTGGGGCGACTCTCAGTGAGGGAGCTGCAAGTCTATGGCCCTACAAGCTCGTCGCCTTTATCCTGAAGAAGCTGGTGAAATCCGGCCGAATTAACCTGCAGACTACAACGCCCGTCACTGAGATCACATCTGCCAACGGCACGCACACACTACATACAGCTCGCGGTATCATAAGCAGTAAGACCGTCATCCTTGCAACCAACGGTTATACATCAGCCATCCTGCCCCACTTTGCCGACCTCATCGTTCCCTGCCGTGGTGAAATGTCTGCTCTCTACCCCCCGAAAGCTTCAACCATCCTGCCCAACTCCTACGGTATGGTCGCAGCTCTAGGCCAGCCCGCCAACAATGATGATTACCTCATCCAACGCCCCTACGAAGGCGTTCCCAATCCCGCCGGCCATCTCATGTTTGGCGGCGGTCGCGGAGCTGGGAACTACCCTAGCATAGGTGTCTCAGACGACAGCATAATCGACGAAGGCGCCGCCGCCTATCTCCGTGGCGCCCTATTGAAAGTGCTCGAGCTAGATGGTGAGACTGAAGGGCTTCAAGAACTCCAGGCCGCCGCACAATGGACTGGTATCATGGGGTATTCGCGCGACGACCACCCGTGGGTAGGCAAGGTGCCTGGTAAAGAAGGCTTGTGGCTCTGTGGTGGCTACACTGGTCACGGGATGCCAAACGGCACGCTTTGCGGGAAGGCTATCGTTGATATGGTGTTGGGAGAGTTAGAGGGGCGGGAGTTGAGTGCAGTTCAGACTGCCATGGTGGAGAAGGGCCATATTCCTAGTAGTTATATCTTATCCAAGGAAAGGATTGATAAAGCGAGGCAGATGCTTACTGTGCAGCAGCAGGATGAGAGAGGGGTGCGTATGGATCCTATGGTTTGA